A section of the Deinococcus sp. KNUC1210 genome encodes:
- a CDS encoding S9 family peptidase has protein sequence MKRHLLSMVAALLGLVVAGGADSGTRSESLTLTFGDTTSRAELLLPANVQSAPLVLLIQGTGPEDLNGSFVTYGQTVQGSLGQLAASLARQGFAVMRFDKRYAAQTLSPLTAQGAQEKYDQLGMKDLLSDARTALNTARSHLGVDGQKVFIYGWSEGTVIAAALAQEPGVKGLILQGPVVESYATTFASQFEQVGMTYLLPYARGGNIDLQGVMAALTGPGSSLAKMQATLLLSRDSTPQHPKLATVLDTNDDGSLNLRTEVLPRIAGFYDTLAAQSPLYAPASTLPTLGQAAPTLKVPVLIVQGENDGNVNVRYARQLNTALARAGNRDHTLKVYPGLGHSLGLAPSITQDALAPMQVPPMNDIATWLKAH, from the coding sequence ATGAAACGTCATCTTCTCTCGATGGTTGCTGCACTGCTTGGCCTTGTGGTCGCAGGTGGAGCAGACTCAGGGACACGCTCCGAGTCCCTGACCTTGACGTTTGGGGACACCACCAGCCGCGCTGAACTGCTGCTACCTGCCAATGTCCAAAGCGCCCCGTTGGTGCTGCTGATTCAGGGAACTGGGCCGGAGGATCTGAATGGCAGCTTCGTCACGTACGGACAGACGGTTCAAGGCTCGCTGGGCCAACTCGCTGCGTCGCTGGCCCGGCAGGGCTTCGCCGTCATGCGCTTCGACAAACGGTATGCCGCTCAGACCTTGAGCCCGCTCACTGCACAGGGAGCGCAGGAGAAATACGATCAGTTGGGCATGAAAGATCTCCTGAGCGATGCCCGCACCGCGCTGAACACTGCCAGATCCCATCTCGGCGTCGATGGGCAGAAGGTATTTATCTATGGCTGGAGCGAAGGGACAGTCATCGCCGCTGCTTTAGCGCAGGAACCAGGGGTAAAGGGGTTGATTCTGCAGGGGCCCGTGGTGGAAAGTTACGCCACAACCTTCGCCAGCCAGTTCGAGCAAGTCGGCATGACCTATCTCCTTCCATATGCTCGGGGCGGTAACATTGATCTGCAAGGTGTCATGGCCGCCTTGACTGGCCCTGGCAGCAGCCTGGCGAAGATGCAGGCCACGCTGCTGCTGTCACGAGACAGCACACCTCAGCATCCCAAGCTGGCGACGGTGCTGGATACCAACGATGATGGCAGCCTGAATTTACGAACGGAAGTCCTGCCGCGGATCGCCGGATTTTACGACACCCTTGCTGCTCAGTCCCCGCTCTACGCTCCAGCATCGACCCTCCCGACACTCGGCCAAGCTGCTCCTACCTTGAAGGTTCCGGTGCTGATCGTGCAGGGAGAGAATGATGGCAATGTCAATGTCAGATATGCACGTCAATTAAATACCGCCCTGGCCAGGGCTGGAAATCGGGATCACACGTTGAAGGTTTACCCAGGTCTGGGTCATAGCCTCGGCCTGGCACCCAGCATCACACAGGATGCCCTGGCACCGATGCAGGTGCCGCCTATGAATGACATCGCCACGTGGCTCAAAGCCCATTGA
- a CDS encoding WD40 repeat domain-containing protein, which translates to MLDVTRSPSEHALAYSNEAGQVWMHDLQTNAAIGSGQLAPARRSDLDAEHQPLWIREIQWNPAGTDLAIAGSWGELYDWQPHKSPIRLLATHSVEKGFTALEWSTDGTRVIAGQRDGGVTIVDLKSHTVVQSWSTGQGTVLSLTVQGDTITTLGQDKTLSQWRIEQQRTP; encoded by the coding sequence GTGCTCGATGTGACCAGGTCGCCTTCGGAGCATGCACTGGCGTATTCGAACGAAGCAGGTCAGGTCTGGATGCATGACCTTCAGACGAACGCTGCAATCGGCAGTGGACAACTGGCTCCTGCGCGCCGTTCAGATTTGGACGCGGAACATCAACCGCTGTGGATTCGTGAAATTCAGTGGAATCCCGCCGGAACCGACCTTGCCATCGCTGGAAGTTGGGGCGAGCTGTATGACTGGCAACCTCACAAATCACCGATCCGTCTCCTGGCGACGCATTCAGTTGAGAAGGGCTTTACGGCCCTTGAATGGTCTACTGATGGAACGCGTGTCATTGCAGGGCAACGAGATGGCGGTGTCACGATAGTCGATTTGAAAAGCCACACAGTCGTTCAGTCCTGGTCGACCGGGCAGGGCACCGTCCTCTCGTTGACGGTTCAGGGCGATACCATAACGACCCTCGGCCAGGACAAGACACTTTCCCAGTGGCGTATCGAACAGCAGAGGACACCATAG